A single window of Anopheles moucheti chromosome 2, idAnoMoucSN_F20_07, whole genome shotgun sequence DNA harbors:
- the LOC128308102 gene encoding uncharacterized protein LOC128308102, producing the protein MDRFSRQSGSRPVVFVALLLLLIAEVENVMGIKCYHCTVAPPSRHQNNTKTQLCSKFDESSYYEVDCPWSTMCMKRIFKLKLLKGEQETVSRGCAQQKNTEQVYKSGSWTPQHNIEEPYTEGCQTIDDSMYCFCRGSLCNSATKVSDRANYHTDAMAVIFVFNVMKYIRNIEH; encoded by the exons ATGGACCGGTTTAGCAGACAGAGCGGCAGCCGACCGGTGGTATTCGTAGCGTTACTTCTATTGCTTATTGCAG AAGTGGAAAATGTGATGGGGATAAAATGTTACCACTGCACCGTGGCACCTCCGAGTCGGCATCAAAATAACACCAAAACGCAGCTATGCTCCAAATTCGACGAATCCAGCTACTATGAGGTAGACTGCCCTTGGTCCACCATGTGCATGAAGCGTATTTTTAAGCTGAAGCTACTAAAAGGCGAACAAGAGACGGTAAGCCGTGGTTGTGCCCAGCAGAAAAACACGGAACAG GTTTACAAATCCGGTTCCTGGACGCCGCAGCACAATATCGAGGAGCCGTATACGGAGGGTTGCCAAACGATAGACGATTCAATGTACTGTTTTTGCCGGGGGTCTCTCTGCAATTCGGCCACGAAAGTGTCAGATAGAGCCAATTATCACACGGACGCGATGGCTGTTATATTTGTGTTTAACGTGATGAAATACATTCGCAACATAGAGCACTAA
- the LOC128310585 gene encoding trafficking protein particle complex subunit 10, producing the protein MNCKPILTYSGDGRVFKTLEPHIVAALPSDTAEWKRSYGRPVKNVRVEATFKPFDQNVLEKYKDGKWNIVDHPVLHIYVTECSDIEAYRASVKEEIDQWLKVLNNYNVTDWMILLVETLDMKKSKNILPRTTVLDKIRLDFASKNGDRCLSILNPAKFEMKATESFRCLLQRIRHLMLTGYNRTIVKYEELIRTNRENRIQENWSFIDYFVLQEQLAFVLEMLGQYPEALVQYDELDAMFSQFILNSVFGEKQKWLHIFDQPLYAFHGISLNPAKMMETREKIISCNVTLLEFRSYLFERQCMLLDAAGKPWEIAERLLPFLFSTLREIDALKLDTPQGALACWEFICALEVLNLCDKVQESKDIYKCSQFSAPIWNLAKEKLYMLGKQCGLLPGFVPTSEQLHTVVHLSAGMGDSVPEMGSSGGLRNLEPEISDRTNTKSAHSPARKPKKSATDTLKEALGSNQAFTKLYLELSELAISTYKHVSRLRSARLVGLDLGNFYITLNEPQKAVNFFTDVLRELKSENWHYLASQTLLDLASCYRKMEDNVNYTKTCSTIACCQDLELLVRTFYFDEFMKSLKTLQSVRNMDINALSVISTLEDHFLVVNVRLDSTSIVQDDFILVTLDLESNFPRELIAEQVLLSFEMNAKQSLEPTATPATNALREVGPKLPIKLHLDHKQDNTLAGSSVACDNRAKQPVRRSSSTRRKISPTQRSDFTNCVCSETRLVLQPGRNTVTLQTKATRVGTWSFRQLSIQVDTVEFLSEALPCTINSFETITKASVATMNFVNLVAGVEQPVELVISAGSFRFPKDATATIRCSKNLKMRLTESVGLGAEETRQPFEKELVVQLADFAPFEKRTIALEAICDLPGKREERAIEQKVSLQVPWSRNEITIPLHFMPALIASCRLHSSGDRKFLQVVLKGVSDYRLVLRDARMTCAAEGVTIIDINPPEQQDTVMSKALSISYLYEFQVEALKAETELPIVNVDFRMRFADATLPEESRNYLPYSVTFDVMDYTTLFTICAKVEPQELCRVNSVCHLNLRISKVHDNPYSDLMYEVLTDQNMWAVVGRTAGVISMEEVESHSITLDVLPLTAGFLPLPNIRLSKYISANKSKNDTHSRLQPFPPGQIYNSTKSMQIHVLASTNTDQPQ; encoded by the exons ATGAACTGTAAACCAATTCTGACGT ATTCCGGCGATGGTCGGGTTTTTAAAACACTCGAACCGCACATTGTGGCCGCTTTACCATCGGACACAGCGGAATGGAAACGATCGTATGGGCGTCCGGTGAAGAACGTTCGCGTCGAAGCCACCTTCAAGCCGTTCGATCAGAACGTACTCGAAAAGTACAAGGATGGCAAATGGAACATCGTGGATCACCCGGTACTGCATATATACGTGACAGAATGTAGCGACATCGAAGCATACCGGGCATCGGTAAAGGAGGAAATCGACCAATGGCTCAAGGTGCTTAACAACTATAACGTAACCGATTGGATGATTCTATTGGTCGAAACGTTGGATAtgaaaaaatctaaaaacatCCTACCCCGCACAACGGTGCTAGATAAGATACGACTAGACTTTGCCTCGAAGAATGGAGACCGATGTTTGTCCATCCTGAATCCTGCCAAGTTTGAAATGAAAGCCACAGAATCGTTTCGTTGCTTGCTGCAGCGCATTCGGCATCTTATGCTGACGGGCTACAACAGAACCATCGTCAAGTACGAAGAACTTATTCGTACGAACAGGGAAAACCGCATACAGGAGAATTGGAGTTTCATCGACTATTTTGTACTGCAAGAACAACTGGCCTTTGTACTGGAAATGCTCGGTCAGTACCCGGAGGCATTGGTACAGTACGACGAGCTAGACGCAATGTTCTCGCAGTTTATTCTGAATTCCGTTTTTGGAGAGAAACAGAAATGGCTTCACATCTTCGACCAACCACTGTACGCGTTCCACGGCATCTCGCTCAATCCAGCCAAAATGATGGAAACGCGCGAAAAAATTATCTCCTGCAATGTAACGCTGCTGGAATTCCGCAGCTACCTGTTTGAACGGCAGTGTATGTTGCTGGATGCCGCCGGTAAACCGTGGGAAATAGCCGAACGATTGCTTCCTTTTCTATTTTCCACACTGCGTGAAATCGATGCCTTGAAACTGGATACTCCACAAGGTGCTCTTGCGTGCTGGGAATTTATTTGCGCACTGGAGGTGTTAAATCTGTGCGACAAAGTTCAGGAATCGAAAGACATTTACAAATGCTCCCAGTTTTCCGCTCCGATTTGGAACTTGGCTAAAGAGAAGCTGTACATGCTTGGCAAACAGTGCGGATTACTGCCCGGATTTGTTCCCACTTCGGAGCAACTGCACACCGTGGTGCACTTGTCCGCGGGAATGGGAGACAGTGTGCCAGAGATGGGAAGCAGTGGAGGGTTACGAAATCTCGAGCCGGAAATCAGCGATCGCACAAACACTAAATCCGCCCACTCGCCGGCTAGAAAACCGAAAAAATCTGCCACAGATACGCTAAAGGAAGCACTCGGTTCTAATCAGGCATTTACAAAGCTTTACCTCGAGCTGAGTGAATTGGCTATCAGCACGTACAAGCATGTGTCACGCTTACGATCAGCCAGACTGGTGGGACTGGATCTCGGAAATTTCTACATCACGCTCAACGAACCACAAAAGGCGGTAAACTTCTTTACCGATGTTTTGCGCGAACTGAAATCGGAAAATTGGCACTATCTTGCAAGCCAGACGCTTCTCGATCTGGCTTCATGCTACCGAAAGATGGAGGACAATGTGAACTACACGAAAACATGCAGCACGATCGCATGCTGTCAGGATTTGGAGTTACTAGTAAGAACATTCTACTTTGACGAATTTATGAAATCCCTTAAAACGCTACAATCCGTGCGCAATATGGATATAAATGCGCTCAGCGTGATCAGCACACTGGAGGATCATTTCCTTGTGGTGAACGTGCGCCTAGATAGCACATCTATCGTTCAGGATGATTTCATACTTGTTACACTCGACTTGGAAAGTAACTTTCCACGCGAACTAATAGCTGAACAAGTGTTGCTATCGTTCGAGATGAACGCAAAGCAATCACTTGAACCGACGGCAACACCGGCAACGAACGCGTTAAGGGAAGTTGGACCAAAATTGCCCATAAAACTGCACCTCGATCATAAGCAGGACAATACGTTGGCGGGATCATCGGTGGCATGCGACAATCGCGCAAAGCAACCGGTGCGTCGAAGCAGTAGCACACGGCGCAAGATATCACCGACACAGCGGTCCGACTTCACCAACTGTGTCTGCAGCGAAACACGGCTCGTTTTGCAACCGGGTCGTAACACGGTTACGCTTCAAACGAAAGCTACACGCGTTGGAACCTGGAGTTTCCGGCAACTGTCAATACAAGTAGACACGGTAGAGTTTCTATCCGAGGCACTGCCATGCACGATCAATAGCTTTGAAACTATCACGAAGGCGTCCGTTGCCACAATGAATTTTGTGAACCTTGTCGCTGGTGTGGAGCAGCCGGTAGAATTAGTCATTTCGGCGGGCAGTTTCCGTTTTCCAAAGGATGCCACGGCGACCATACGCTGTTCAAAGAATCTGAAAATGAGGCTAACGGAATCTGTCGGCCTCGGAGCGGAAGAAACACGTCAACCATTCGAAAAAGAATTGGTTGTACAATTGGCCGATTTTGCTCCGTTCGAAAAGCGAACCATTGCTCTAGAAGCGATCTGTGATCTTCCCGGCAAGCGGGAAGAACGAGCGATCGAGCAAAAGGTATCTCTTCAAGTTCCGTGGAGTCGGAACGAAATAACAATTCCGCTTCACTTCATGCCGGCGCTCATAGCATCCTGCCGGTTACATTCGTCCGGTGATCGCAAATTTCTGCAAGTCGTTCTAAAAGGTGTCAGCGACTATCGGCTTGTACTGCGCGATGCACGCATGACATGTGCGGCCGAAGGAGTGACTATCATCGATATTAATCCACCCGAGCAGCAGGATACGGTAATGAGCAAAGCGCTGTCGATTTCGTATCTGTACGAGTTTCAGGTAGAGGCACTGAAGGCGGAAACCGAACTACCGATTGTAAACGTGGACTTCCGGATGCGATTTGCCGATGCCACTCTACCGGAGGAAAGCCGGAACTACCTTCCGTACAGTGTTACGTTCGACGTGATGGACTACACTACGCTGTTCACTATCTGCGCAAAGGTAGAACCGCAAGAATTATGCCGTGTGAACTCCGTGTGTCACCTAAATCTGCGCATCTCGAAAGTACATGACAATCCGTATTCAGATCTGATGTACGAAGTTCTAACCGATCAAAACATGTGGGCAGTTGTTGGTCGAACGGCAG GAGTCATATCCATGGAAGAAGTTGAAAGCCACAGCATTACTTTGGATGTGCTCCCGTTAACGGCCGGATTTTTGCCACTGCCCAACATTCGCCTGTCGAAGTACATTTCGGCGAACAAATCCAAAAATGATACCCACTCTCGTTTGCAACCGTTTCCGCCCGGGCAGATCTACAACTCGACCAAAAGCATGCAAATCCATGTCCTTGCCAGCACGAATACTGACCAGCCCCAGTAG